The stretch of DNA GTCCACATTCCTGAAGTTGTGTGTTAGTTTCAGAATAAATGCTAAATTATTCATAAGAGATTCAATATTGTATCAAAATCACTGATAATGGGGcgacacagtggagcagcaggtagtgtctctgtcacagctccaggggcctggaggttgtgggttcgagtcccgctccgggtgactgtctgtgaggagtgtggtgtgttctctctgtgtctgcgtgggtttcctgcaggtgactgtctgtgaggagtgtgatgtgttctccctgtgtctgcgtgggtttcctccgggtgactgtctgtgaggagtgtggtgtgttctccctgtgtctgcgtgggttccctccgggtgactgtctgtgaggagcttggtgtgttctccctgtgtctgcgtgggtttcctccgggtgactgtctgtgaggagcttggtgtgttctccctgtgtctgcgtgggtttcctccgggtgctccggtttcctcccaggctccaaaaacacatgttggtaggtgggttggagactcaaaagtgtccgtaggtgtgagtgtttgagtgaatgtgtgagtgtgtgtcgctctgtgaagtactggcgccccctccagggtgtgttcctgccttgctcccagtgattcccagtaggctccggccccaccaccaccctgaactggttacatacaatgaatgaatgaatgatcacagattactaaaaatgtttataaaaagtgtatATGAGACATCGCAGTGTTCATAGTAAATAATTCTGCATCAAATATATAGTCAGCAGCTGCAGATTCACTGGAGTATTTAGGTCTGGGCCAGTATTTACATGAGAGACTTCCTCCTAGTAAAGCATCGCAGTCTTCTGGAGGTGGAGTTGGTGGGTCCAACAGGGGGCGCTCTCCCTGGGGCCTGTGTGGATCCCAGAGGCTAAATACTCGgggtaaaatatttttatttttattttacaataaatactgaataattcatatttaattctGAGCAATTCACAGTAACttctgaataattaaaaaacatactGAAGGATTCTtagtagatactgaataataataataaataatagattTGCCAGTATGTGATTAAAATATCTTAACAACGAAAAATATTAGATACTGAACAActcattataattattataccATTCATAAAACATTCATAGTAAGTTCtgagtaataaaaaatattcttaGTAGATACTGAATATTTCCCAGTAGATACTGAAAAAGTCATAAAACTAAATAAGACACCGCAGTTACTAAATACTTTAGAAGAGACTCAATAATACAAACTCATAGTAAAACTACTCATATTCTGACACTTCACAGTAATTCTGAGTAATGTCAAGGAGGTACTGAAAGATTCATTGTAAAGACAGGGCTAAGATGAGAGAAATACGCCTGAAGGTTATATCAGAGGCTCATTACCGGAATAATTAAAAATGGCACTGAATGAACAACTAAAATTGACACAGACTCCTTGAAAGTGTAAAGGTTTTCTGATAAAAGCTGACGGCTCTGAGACTTTAAAATATCCATTTAACTTCTTTACTAATTTCCTCGGAGGCCTGTGGAGCTGAGCGTCGTCTGTGGCAGTGCTGCCATCTACAGGTTCAGAGAAGACAGCACAGGTTTAAAACTGTACACAAAATGGACCACGGACATTTACAGCCAAACACCGTGAGTGGCGCTTGAAATCCGCGAGACGAACTGAGGTTAAAAAAAGTGCAGATTAACTTCAGTTCCTCGTGTGATTTTAAACTGAACTGACCCCAACACTGACCACAGGTTGTTTTAGTTAAAAAGGACTGCAGATAAACCTCCTCTGCTTTAGTCTTACAGGAAAAATCACTCTAAAAACAAGTCAATTTTGGAAGACTACTGCTGCCTAAATGGTCCTCCATTTGTGAAAAGACCCATTAGCCATGTAGGTATTAGCTTGCTAACAAGCCAGCAGAGGAGCTgtctgtctgcatgggtgttgaacagtttaaaggcaatgtttacGAGTGTGGGGTTCTGCaggtctctggtttgtttagctctgcgtcttttaaggtggaatggtatgttcattcactcattatcattcattcattatctgtaacccttatccagttcagggtcgcgatgggtccagagcctacctggaatcaatgggtgcaaggtgggaatacatcctggagggggcgccagtccttcacagggcaacacacacattcacggacacttttgagtcgccaatccacctaccaatgtgtgtttttggactgtgggaggaaaccggagcacccggaggaaacccacacagacacagggagaacacaccacactcctcacagacagtcacccggaggaaacccacgcagacacaaggagaacacaccacactcctcacagacagtcacccggaggaaacccacgcagacacagggagaacacaccacactcctcacagacagtcacccggaggaaacccacgcagacacagggagaacacaccacactcctcacagacagtcacccggagaaaacccacgcagacacagggagaacacacaaactccacagacagtcacccgggaatcgaacccataacctccaggcccctggagctgtgtgactgcgacactacctgctgcaccaccgtgccgcccgaatgGTATGTTGAAAGAGTAAAATGACATGTCGGAaggtctctttctctcatttctttGGTGTGAGTACACTGCAaaactcaactaaactaacactAAAGCTTTTTCTGTAGATAAAACGACCTaacacagcaaaaaataagttaGAAATAAGTAGAATATTCTTATGatattcttacaacaatttccaaatgagtaacGCTAGATATTTGGACTAGATTTAAGTAAATGTTATTGaatgtacagagagagagaggaagcatgGCCTGTCAAACTGAGACACTGTAAAGTTATATTCATTTTCTGACTCCGGGGATTCGTAAACACAGTCGATTTTTgaaggtgaggaaacatcctgtgaattttataaaaattgtttattaattaaaattgttCATTGCCTTTGAggtctgtttttaaaattgatataatgaggggttgtgtgtgtgtgtgtgtgtgtgtgtgtgattgttccTCTTTTAACAAGTGAGACAAACTCGATTTTTCACGTCCAATCAGATTTGTCCAGAATTCGACATCTCCAATCACCTGAGTGTCCGGAGAGATCAGATTTGATCAGTGATTTCTCAGTGAGCACTTATGTTTCTACAGGCCTTTACCTCCACGAGCGCCATGTAATACCCTTCACTCGAGCAGTGGAACAGCCTTAAGACAGAGACAGGTGTGTGGTGGGGTTCCTGGTGGTACATATATGGAAGTGCTGCCATCTACAGGTTCAAGAATGATAATACCACTCCAGCAGTCCGTACAGTAGAGTGaaatatcattttaataatGGAAACCAATATAATAAAAGCCACGGCGGGACAAAGTGTCAGGCAGAGCTTGGTTAATACAGAGCCATGGGTTTTTAATCCTCACTTTCCCTTTTGGTGGTGTGTCACCCCATCCCCCGACGAACGAACCGCCCCCGAGACTAATGTTTCCTTGCCTTATGACTGTGGTGTATTTGGAGTTGACATAAGAGCAGTGGCAAGGAttgtataacacacacacacacacacacacacacacacacacacacacacacagatactctTTCCTTCTGGAAGGTTACTGAGTTCATGTTtaggtatatatatacacacacacacacacacacagagagaaaggaggTTAATACGTATCATGTCATAGCTGCGGTCCTGAGTTTCAGATTCAGTTTCTGTACTGACCCGTTCACCCCACACGACTTCTGAAGTCAGTGGGGTTTAATACGGCTCCCAGACTGCAGACGCTGCCCCTCGGCCTTgtcttgtgatgtcacaaaacccaaTGAATCTGCATGCCCATCTATTCAGCCTGCACCACTTTAGCCCCGCCCCTTCACACTGAAGCTCCTCCTGAACTGCTTCTGGATGGAGGTGCAACACAAACCAGGACAGCCAATCAGGACAGAGCTATAGAAAGatagtcttaaaggcacagtaacaaaACATATAAAGAGAGAATATGTGAAAATGTGGATTATGATGATTTTTggaacataaacataaacagtgtaaaattaaaggaacactatgtaatatttttactttaaaattacaacatgaaagtcattgtgatgcgTCACTGATCTGTAACCGTgacaacagagcctctgtctttgcagctctgggctcagaactgcagaaactacactatgtaactttcagaggagggtagaaaatcacttcacccccctcccccaccccactgatttcagtacactgctgtaaaaatgagtcacactagggggagcccaggagacaATAACcccaatcttacctagtgttcctttaagatgtTTTAATGTGATAGATATATAAAGGATATGTTTAATATGGTTCTAATGGAAGCTGAAGATGTCGAGTGATAACTGAACTGACTCAGATAAACAGGAGCGTCCCCGGTGCTTTCACAGCAAATTTATTCAAAGAGAAATAAGGTGATATTTACAGGGGAATTAACCCTGGATACAAAAATAGAACATGAATTTACTGAACGGACTGGACACGCCGAATGTCCATGGCGTCTGGAATAAAGCACTGCTTCAGGAAGactggggggagggggagggggtgttTAACAGAAACATTCTGtcggtggttaaatggttaaattattcgactgatggaggagacagagtgaggtcagtattcggCAATATCTGAGGAGGGTGTAGGTAGATGGACGTGGGTTCACTTTTTGGCAAACAACGGCTCTGTTaccctttctgtctctgtgttataactgattattaatgacttttaacgtgttttaaaagctatttaataacattaataaacagattgtaaaccatttataaacctttatgaTTGTAATATTAGTCTAAAATGGTTTTAGTTTTCCGTTCAGAGATCCGTTATTTTTCCATGTTGGAGGCTCGAGGCTGTGTTCCCGGGGAGAGGGGGATGTTATGAAGATGGACTGTGGAGTGTAATGGCAATTTCTGCGTTGGGCTCCGAAGGTCGTGACCTTTCAGGCCCAGCGTCCACTGGAAGCGAAATTCCGGCTCATGGAGTAACTGTGTTGGGAATTCTGCTGTGATCCCCACGCTCCGAACGGAACTACGATGATTGTGCTGTTGTCTTCTGAGCCGTACTGTACAGCCTAGAAGAACACagcggcacacacacacacacacacacacacacacctctagattAGGGGCTCCTGGTTTCCTAACAACCAGGCATCAGTCATCAGATAATtcatgatttcattcattcattcattcatctgctgcAGCACGGCTTGTGTAAACCTGCTGTGGCCTGAAGTGCTGTAAATctgcgctctgattggtcacCTGCTCAGCGATGAGGTCTGCAGCCTCCGTCGGGTCATAGCACTGGTTTATGACATCACAGATCTCCTGGTTGCTCATGATGAAGTTGATGCCGTCGGTGGTCAGGGCCAGAAACGCATCCTGAGTGTGATttaactacaacacaataccacccacacacacacacacacacacacacacacaaacatcagccataacattaaaacctctCACTGTccatgctcaggacccccacagagcaggtgtgatgtggtggtggatcactctcagcgctgcagtgacactgacgtggtggtggtgtgttagtgtgtgttgtgctggtgtagagtggatcagacacagcagtactgtccatttacaaggtggacaaccgagggaggagtgtctcacagagtggacagagagtggacacagggtttaaatatAAATTGGCTGTAGTTAGAGATGGTGGAGGCACATTAAGTGTTCTAGGTCAATATGGgaaagctgtaaacacacacacactcactgtaacGTGTGTGGTCTCTGGGTCTGCGATGACTCCACTCTTCTTTAAGTCGAAGTCTCCGATGCTGCGGGTCATGGCCAGACGACTGTTTACATTGGCCTGACCCACACTGTTCCACCTCACAAATCCACCACTGTTCAGgatcctgcaacacacacacacacacacacacacacgatccaGAGTGGTACCCACTGTACTGTGTGAAAGTCAGAGCCCAGGACACTCAGGGGTCTGAGATTATTACAGTAACTCAGACTGAGACaagggggtagagagagagaacagagacagagacagagagagagacagacagagagagtgtgtctttACCTCTGTCTCTCGTCATTTCTCTCCGGCGTGTGGTCATCAGTCAGATCGTGTGCTTTCCCGTTCCTACAGAGAATGGCTCGACTGTCTCCGACGCTGCCCACCACCAGTTCCGTCCCGTCTCTTAGCAACGCCACCGTCGCCGTGGTCCCCACTGTCTTCAGAGAGGCTGTAGCGTATCCATGACGACAGACTTACTGGACTAACTGGACattgagtgcactgaaagtcATGCTTGTGTCTGTAAGTGCTGAGGTTAGGGGGCAGTAGGGGGCAGTAATGTCAGTGAGGGGCAGATATGTCAGTGGGGGGCAGTAATGTCAGTGAGGGGCAGATATGTCAGTGGGGGGCAGTAATGTCAGTGAGGGGCAGATATGTCATTGGGGGGCAGATATGTCAGTGGGGGGCAGATATGTCAGTGGGGGGCAGATATGTCATTGGGGGGCAGATATGTCAGTGGGGGGCAGATATATCAGTGGGGGGTAGATATGTCAGTGGGGGGCAGTAATGTCAGTGAGGGGCAGATATGTCAGTGAGGGGCAGATATGTCAGTGGGGGGCAGATATGTCAGTGGGGGGCAGATATGTCAGTGGGGGGCAGATATGTCATTGTGGGGCAGATATGTCAGTGGGGGGCAGTAATGTCAGTGGGGGGCAGTTCCGGGCAGAGGACAAGGTCCGGTGTGGAACTGGACTGGGGTCAGTTTTGGGTCAGATATTTGGTCTCAAGTTTCTTTTATCTCATTCTGAGGGTCATTTTGAGGCTATATCTGTTCTGGATGTTGACCCCCAGTTATTTACTGCCCCCCAGGGGTGGGGTATGTCTCAGGGTCAGTAGCGTGTGCTGGACGGTGTTAGTGTGGTGTTCGTACCGTTGCCATACATCTGCATCCGAGTGAACAGAGCAGCGTCCACCTGCAGGAAGGCTTTAGATAAGACCTCCTCCATGTCCCACTCTTCCTGAAGACCAGCCCTGTAACACAGCACAGGACTGACGGGCTGCAGCggagtgtgtgttcaggtgtgtcTCTGGGTGtagaggtcagtgtgtgtgtagtggtcagtgtgtgtgtagtggtcagtgtgtgtaccTGATGTATCGCTCCATGTGTGTGAAGCAGAAGTCCGCGGCCTGCGCCCCCCCGTGTCCGTCGAACAGGGCGAAGTAGAGTGTGTTGGGGGTGAGTTGTGCGACTCTGAGCCGGTCTTCGTTGCTGCGGCGCTGACCGATGTGTGTCGACTGACCGATGGAGTCCAGGCTGATCCAGGGGAACCGTGTTCCGAGGCGGATGCCGGGGGGCAGCTGGACCGGAGCCTGGATGGGATCATCCCAAATCCCAAAGGAATCCCAGCTGATGGGACGAAGGCTGGCCTCTGCGTTCAGTTGAGACGCGGCGTACTGTCGGGCCCCTgacactcgctcacacacacactgacccctGAACGCGCCGACACCGCGGGCGGCTGAGGAGAGAGAGCGCTGCAGCAGgcgggagagggagagggctGAGAGAGACATcgggatagatagatagatagatagatagatagatagatagatagatagatagatagatagatagatagatggatgtaGGCTGCTTTCAGAGGGTGCTGGTCTTCTTCAGGTGCTCCACGTGACCTCCTACAGAAACAGACACACTCTGAGGAGCCTGAAGTGTGGATCGTCTCCTGAATTTACTTTTTAAACTCCTCAATCTCCTCTTTCGCTTAATGTTTCGCTAAATATTCTTACAAAGTGaagaataaaatgtttaaaaatatataattaaaccaTTTGTGGTGTTTTCATTGACTTCAGTGTTCATTTTGGCAGCTTACTTTGATTTGGCTTTGGCCTTTTGACCAAAATGTGTATTCGTTTTATCATTAatcattttatcatttattactAATTTCCATAAACAATAGCTTACAAATTATGTTACATTATAAAACATCTACAGTTTCGGAAGGCATATGGCCACTTTATATTCTTCAGACACATTtcgtatttatttaattaacatttaaagttaaaaatgCGAAGGCGCTTTTAAACcgagactgagtcgactccaagTGATTCAATTCTATGAATCAATGGCCAACAGCTGCTTCAAGTGACTCCCAGAGGCTCAAAAAATtgattctttgggagtcgactcgTGTTCACTTTTCAGGGCCCGTCACCCTGGCAACGTTTTTACTTCCTcttgattttctgttttcaaatcagaaacaaCGGGTGGTTTATCCGTCCTTCACATTAACGTTTAGTTTTATTCATTGACGAAAACGGCTAAACATTTCGTCACAGTTCTCGTCTTcacatttctatttttattcaaTTCTCGTCCAGTTTTCGTTGTGAAAAATGGGTCACCAACAAATATTATTCTTCATAGTTTTTGTTATCACTGatttagagagaaaaaaacactcaTGTCTTTGGATTTTATAAACCCTCCTCGCGATCAGATAGGAGTCATCCTGgtgttctctgattggctcaTCCTCTTTCCCCTGTCTCTGTATTAATTGACAAATATTAACCTCATCCACTACCTTAATATTTTTATCGCCACTTGATGTCACTCTTCCTCTTCGTCAAACTGCAGAAACCTGATCATCTCTGATCTAAATTACTCCTCGGATCTGTTAACCCGCTTTTACTAAGGGTCTCCAGTTATAGCTCATCATCTGAGGTCATGTGACCTACGGACGTCTCCTAGTGTGGAGCAGAAAGTGACATTTGGAAGTTgatgaaaagaaaatataatttcaGGATTagcattgttattattattattgttgttgttattattgttattattattatttcttcaaaatccacatacacacacttagagaggtgtgagtgtgtaagggGTTAATGCGTTTCTGAA from Hoplias malabaricus isolate fHopMal1 chromosome 5, fHopMal1.hap1, whole genome shotgun sequence encodes:
- the ppm1ka gene encoding protein phosphatase 1K, mitochondrial, which gives rise to MSLSALSLSRLLQRSLSSAARGVGAFRGQCVCERVSGARQYAASQLNAEASLRPISWDSFGIWDDPIQAPVQLPPGIRLGTRFPWISLDSIGQSTHIGQRRSNEDRLRVAQLTPNTLYFALFDGHGGAQAADFCFTHMERYIRAGLQEEWDMEEVLSKAFLQVDAALFTRMQMYGNASLKTVGTTATVALLRDGTELVVGSVGDSRAILCRNGKAHDLTDDHTPERNDERQRILNSGGFVRWNSVGQANVNSRLAMTRSIGDFDLKKSGVIADPETTHVTLNHTQDAFLALTTDGINFIMSNQEICDVINQCYDPTEAADLIAEQAVQYGSEDNSTIIVVPFGAWGSQQNSQHSYSMSRNFASSGRWA